A section of the Corynebacterium tuberculostearicum genome encodes:
- the yidC gene encoding membrane protein insertase YidC, whose protein sequence is MYEVFMYPVSGIMKFWHWLISSFVGESTAWLISIILLVITVRGVVVPLNWISVRSARIGALIRPENNRIKKQMNNATTTEEMAELMQEEKNLMKSYNYNPAAGCVPPLIMIPAFIGLYQVLLRMSNIERGSTTVGMLNASDVSAFRETTFYGAPLTDFAREHGDLINPILIAAIAFTMANSVISLVRSFRTTQFDQKVNRRVFILMGFLLLVIPFFLWHLAQTGPIPVAIILYWGCAYLFMLIQTAIFEIILHRDYPLTEDVHAMRRESIRRWRKREKEPALSKEEKKRVSQLRMEARKYLKSNNQQGEQKASE, encoded by the coding sequence ATGTACGAAGTCTTCATGTACCCAGTTTCCGGAATCATGAAATTCTGGCACTGGCTCATCAGCAGCTTCGTCGGTGAATCTACGGCCTGGCTGATTTCCATCATCCTGCTGGTTATCACCGTGCGCGGCGTCGTTGTTCCCTTGAACTGGATATCCGTACGCTCCGCCCGCATCGGCGCACTCATCCGCCCGGAGAATAACCGCATCAAAAAGCAGATGAATAACGCCACCACCACCGAGGAAATGGCGGAGCTCATGCAAGAGGAAAAGAACCTCATGAAGAGCTATAACTACAACCCCGCAGCTGGTTGTGTTCCCCCGCTCATCATGATTCCGGCCTTCATCGGCCTCTATCAAGTGCTCCTGCGCATGTCCAATATTGAGCGCGGCTCCACCACCGTGGGCATGTTGAATGCCTCCGACGTCTCGGCCTTCCGCGAAACCACCTTTTACGGCGCTCCGCTGACGGATTTCGCCCGCGAGCACGGCGACCTCATCAATCCCATCCTCATTGCCGCCATCGCCTTTACCATGGCTAATTCCGTCATTTCCCTCGTGCGCAGTTTCCGCACCACTCAATTTGATCAGAAGGTCAACCGCCGCGTCTTCATTCTCATGGGCTTTTTGCTCCTGGTGATCCCATTCTTCCTATGGCACCTGGCCCAAACCGGACCTATCCCGGTGGCCATCATTCTTTACTGGGGCTGCGCCTATCTCTTCATGCTGATCCAAACCGCTATCTTTGAGATCATTTTGCACCGCGACTACCCGCTTACTGAGGATGTCCACGCTATGCGCCGCGAAAGCATTCGCCGCTGGCGCAAGCGCGAAAAAGAACCCGCCCTCTCCAAGGAGGAGAAGAAGCGGGTCAGCCAGCTACGTATGGAGGCCCGAAAGTACCTTAAATCGAATAATCAGCAGGGGGAGCAGAAAGCATCTGAGTAG
- a CDS encoding TetR/AcrR family transcriptional regulator: MAEKKSRRNRPSPRSRLLESATKLFTTEGIRVIGIDRILREADVAKASLYSLFGSKDALVIAYVEALDEKFRQDWEQRTAEMSDPDQKILAFFDKAIEEEPQQEFRGSHFLNAAGEYPRPETEAEHGIVAACVEHRKWVHSTLTALLTERNGYPSSSQASQLLIFLDGGRAGARLTKEIGPLQTARDLATQMLSAPPADYSI; the protein is encoded by the coding sequence ATGGCAGAGAAGAAGTCGCGCCGTAATCGGCCCAGCCCGCGCAGCCGGCTGCTGGAATCGGCGACCAAGCTTTTTACCACCGAAGGCATTCGTGTCATCGGAATTGACCGCATCCTGCGCGAGGCGGATGTGGCTAAAGCTTCTTTGTACTCTTTATTTGGTTCCAAAGACGCGCTCGTTATCGCTTATGTAGAAGCTTTGGACGAGAAGTTCCGCCAAGATTGGGAACAGCGTACCGCGGAGATGTCGGATCCGGATCAAAAGATCCTGGCCTTTTTTGATAAGGCGATCGAAGAAGAACCCCAGCAGGAATTCCGCGGCTCCCACTTCTTGAATGCGGCCGGAGAGTATCCGCGCCCAGAAACCGAGGCGGAACACGGTATCGTGGCTGCCTGCGTTGAACACCGCAAATGGGTGCATTCCACCCTGACGGCCTTGCTAACCGAGCGCAATGGTTACCCATCGTCCTCGCAGGCGAGCCAGCTGTTGATTTTCTTGGATGGCGGCCGTGCGGGTGCTCGCCTCACCAAGGAGATTGGGCCGCTGCAGACGGCCCGCGACCTGGCTACTCAGATGCTTTCTGCTCCCCCTGCTGATTATTCGATTTAA
- a CDS encoding GlsB/YeaQ/YmgE family stress response membrane protein, protein MNLGLGLFSSIIIGIIAGWLAEKIMKRDHGLLTNLIVGVLGGIIGGMIIHFLNIEEGGWIFSLIAATGGACILLWIVGLIKK, encoded by the coding sequence ATGAATTTGGGACTGGGGCTTTTTAGCTCGATTATCATCGGTATCATTGCCGGCTGGCTGGCAGAGAAGATTATGAAGCGCGACCACGGCCTGCTGACCAACCTTATTGTTGGTGTGCTGGGTGGCATCATCGGTGGCATGATTATCCACTTCCTGAACATTGAGGAAGGTGGATGGATCTTCTCCTTGATTGCCGCTACGGGTGGTGCTTGTATCCTGTTGTGGATCGTGGGGCTCATCAAGAAGTAG
- a CDS encoding universal stress protein, with the protein MAKEDIVVVAVDGSDASKNAVRWAANTAMKRGIPLRIASSYTMPQFLYAEGMVPPKELFDDLQAETLEKIEEARAIAHEVAPELKIGHTVAEGSPIDMLLEMSHDVTMIVMGSRGMGGLSGMVMGSVSASVVSHASCPVVVVREDNHVTDSTKYGPVVVGVDGSEVSQKATAYAFREAQARGAALIAVHTWMDMQVQASLAGLSAAQSEWADIEKEQSELLTENLKEPREEYPEVEVKKLITRDRPVSALTEAAEGAQLLVVGSHGRGGFKGMLLGSTSRALLQSAPCPMMVVRPDEES; encoded by the coding sequence ATGGCTAAGGAAGACATTGTAGTCGTTGCCGTTGACGGTTCGGATGCATCGAAGAATGCAGTTCGTTGGGCCGCAAATACGGCTATGAAGCGCGGGATTCCACTGCGAATCGCATCTAGCTACACCATGCCACAGTTCCTGTACGCAGAAGGCATGGTTCCGCCTAAGGAGCTTTTCGACGACTTGCAGGCCGAGACCCTCGAGAAGATCGAGGAAGCTCGCGCCATCGCTCATGAGGTAGCCCCAGAGCTGAAGATTGGTCACACTGTGGCCGAGGGCTCCCCGATCGACATGCTGCTAGAAATGTCGCACGATGTCACCATGATCGTCATGGGCTCCCGCGGCATGGGTGGCCTGTCCGGCATGGTGATGGGTTCTGTCTCCGCTTCGGTTGTGTCCCACGCCTCTTGCCCGGTCGTCGTCGTTCGCGAGGATAATCATGTCACGGACTCCACCAAGTACGGCCCTGTCGTTGTTGGCGTGGATGGTTCTGAGGTTTCGCAGAAGGCCACGGCTTATGCGTTCCGTGAGGCACAGGCCCGCGGTGCTGCTTTGATCGCCGTGCATACTTGGATGGATATGCAGGTGCAGGCTTCCTTGGCGGGTCTGTCGGCCGCCCAGTCCGAGTGGGCTGATATTGAAAAGGAGCAGAGCGAGCTTCTGACTGAGAATCTGAAGGAGCCGCGTGAGGAATACCCAGAGGTTGAGGTAAAGAAGCTCATTACCCGTGACCGTCCAGTGAGCGCTTTGACCGAGGCTGCAGAAGGCGCGCAGCTTTTGGTTGTAGGTTCGCACGGTCGTGGCGGCTTTAAAGGTATGCTCTTGGGCTCGACCTCTCGCGCACTGTTGCAGTCCGCACCGTGCCCGATGATGGTTGTCCGTCCGGATGAGGAAAGCTAA